In Puntigrus tetrazona isolate hp1 chromosome 23, ASM1883169v1, whole genome shotgun sequence, the DNA window taaatatcattattaaaaatgacatctcttatttgtaaatgtaaacaaacattcatttacatgttttttattctaaaaaaatatttttttacaatacattttaatattcataaactgaattctgtgtatttttgaaaaacaacaatacaatCAAATACTTCACAAAACGTTAATATTGTAACGTCTACCtataaaactactaaaagatTAATAGGTGCAATACAACAATCGTATTGACAGTTGCAAACCAATTTGGATATAAAAGACAAAGTGTTGATTATAACAGTCAATCGGGTGTACCTGACTGCACTTTTCAAGACTTAATTTACACACAAAACGAGAGAAAAGCATCTTTACGTTCAGGCATATACAAGGGCAGCTAATTCTCagccaaacaggaagtggacCAGATGTGAAGCAGGACCCTAATAGTAAATTAAGGAGCAGTCGAATGCATTGGCATGTTTTAATTAAGGCGATTTAATCGCACAATGAATAGTGTCAGTTTACTGAAGTAATAAGTGATTTATACCCGTAGTCGGTTTGGGTCGCATGTTTGTCGCTTGTCAGTTTCAGTCTGGCTGAACTGGCTCGAGATGGCAGACGAGGCTCTCTTTCAGTTCCTGCATAGTGAAATTATTCAGTATGTCAACAGTGCAGAAACTGGGGACTCGGTAAGATCCTGTCACAGAATGGCAGAATAGCCTAATAGTACTGAGTGAGCCTGGCACACTGACAAAACGAAGTGTGAGAAAGTTGCATGttgaagtaataaaatgttcttttgtgttcaggaGAATGGGCGATGCGTTTCTAAACTCGAGAACATGGGGTTTCGTGTGGGACAAGGACTTATTGAAAGGTATCATGGCAGATCTTTTCATccataaaatcaatttttttcttaagtaaAGCAGATCCTCCGATGGCATACTAtaatctgttttgtttgttgcagTTTTATGTGTAGTACTGCAGATTGCCATTTAACTAAACGAATTAGTTTTGCTGAAAATTGAATATACCATTTAATTAGTATAGTTTGTTGAGAAGATGCGTCTCGGGCATGCTTTTGTTGTCAGGTTTACCAAGGACACGCCACGTTTTAAAGATGAGCTTGATGTCATGAAGTTTATCTGCAAAGATTTCTGGACCAGTGTTTTTAAGAAGCAAATAGACAACCTGAGAACAAACCACCAGGTGCGTTCATTACGATGCTATTTCACTTTGTCTCTGtgcttagtgtgtgtgtattcattgACTAGGAATAAGAAAATCATTACATGTTCAAATTGATTGTAGGGTATTTATGTGCTACAAGATAACAAGTTCCGCCTGCTGACCCAACTGTCTGCTGGAAAACAGTATTTGGA includes these proteins:
- the trappc6b gene encoding trafficking protein particle complex subunit 6b gives rise to the protein MADEALFQFLHSEIIQYVNSAETGDSENGRCVSKLENMGFRVGQGLIERFTKDTPRFKDELDVMKFICKDFWTSVFKKQIDNLRTNHQGIYVLQDNKFRLLTQLSAGKQYLEHAPKFLAFTCGLVRGALSNLGVKSIVTAEVSVMPACKFQVMIQKI